The following are encoded together in the Streptomyces sp. NBC_00341 genome:
- the cbiQ gene encoding cobalt ECF transporter T component CbiQ: MGAGHAHKLYRHGHSPVHDLPPHCKLAAVFCFVVVVVTTPREAVWAFGLYALLLAGVTAVARIPAGFLLKRLLIEVPFVAFALLMPFVVPGEQTHVLGLSVSVPGLWGAWNVLAKGTLGVAASVLLASTTELRSLLLGLQRLRLPPLLVQIASFMIRYGDVITDEMRRMSIARRSRGFEAHGVRQWGVLAKSAGALFIRSYERGERVHLAMVSRGYTGTMPVIDDVTASRSQWAYASALPLLALAVCLLGWTV, translated from the coding sequence ATGGGCGCCGGACACGCCCACAAGCTCTACCGGCACGGGCACTCGCCGGTCCACGACCTGCCGCCGCACTGCAAGCTCGCCGCCGTCTTCTGCTTCGTCGTGGTCGTCGTCACCACCCCGCGCGAGGCGGTGTGGGCCTTCGGGCTGTACGCGCTGCTCCTCGCGGGCGTCACCGCGGTGGCCCGCATCCCGGCCGGTTTCCTCCTCAAGCGGCTGCTGATCGAGGTGCCGTTCGTCGCGTTCGCGCTGCTCATGCCGTTCGTCGTGCCCGGCGAGCAGACCCACGTGCTCGGCCTCTCCGTCAGCGTCCCCGGCCTCTGGGGCGCCTGGAACGTCCTGGCCAAGGGCACCCTCGGCGTCGCCGCCTCCGTGCTCCTGGCCTCCACCACCGAACTGCGCTCCCTGCTGCTCGGCCTGCAACGACTGAGGCTGCCGCCCCTGCTCGTCCAGATCGCCTCCTTCATGATCCGGTACGGCGATGTGATCACCGACGAGATGCGCCGGATGTCCATCGCCCGCCGCTCGCGCGGCTTCGAGGCGCACGGGGTGCGGCAGTGGGGCGTACTGGCCAAATCTGCGGGCGCGCTCTTCATCCGGTCCTACGAGCGCGGGGAGCGCGTCCACCTCGCGATGGTCAGCCGCGGCTACACCGGCACCATGCCGGTCATCGACGACGTGACCGCCTCGCGCAGCCAGTGGGCGTACGCCTCGGCACTCCCCCTGCTCGCCCTCGCCGTGTGTCTGCTGGGATGGACCGTATGA
- a CDS encoding energy-coupling factor ABC transporter permease has translation MHVPDGFINPPVSAVAGVVAAGAVAVSLKGARRELDEKTAPLAGLVAAFIFAVQMLNFPVAAGTSGHLLGGALAAILVGPYTGILCVSVVLLMQGILFADGGLTALGVNILDMGIVTTVVAYALFRGLTGLLPRTRRSMTAASFVAALVSVPAAACAFTLMYWIGGTTDIPIGKVFTAMVGVHVLIGIGEAAITALTVGAVIAVRPDLVHGARGLTAPLKLRIDGELVDAPAREPVAAAPAARSNRGLWATGLVTALVLAGFVSFYASANPDGLEKVATDQGIDKKAEEHAAKDSPLADYGVKDISDARISGGLAGVIGVGATLVVGSGAFYVVTRRRRKGDEPEAVTSTDAKV, from the coding sequence ATGCATGTACCCGACGGATTCATCAACCCGCCCGTCTCCGCCGTGGCCGGAGTCGTCGCCGCCGGTGCCGTGGCCGTCAGCCTGAAGGGGGCCCGCCGGGAACTGGACGAGAAGACCGCGCCGCTGGCCGGGCTGGTCGCCGCCTTCATCTTCGCCGTGCAGATGCTGAACTTCCCGGTCGCCGCCGGTACCAGCGGCCATCTGCTGGGCGGGGCGCTGGCCGCGATCCTGGTCGGGCCGTACACCGGAATCCTCTGCGTCTCCGTCGTCCTGCTGATGCAGGGCATCCTGTTCGCGGACGGCGGGCTCACCGCGCTCGGCGTGAACATCCTGGACATGGGCATCGTCACCACCGTCGTCGCGTACGCCCTCTTCCGGGGGCTCACCGGTCTGCTGCCCCGCACCCGCCGCTCGATGACCGCCGCCTCCTTCGTCGCCGCGCTCGTCTCCGTACCGGCCGCGGCCTGCGCCTTCACGCTGATGTACTGGATCGGTGGCACCACCGACATCCCGATCGGCAAGGTCTTCACCGCGATGGTCGGCGTCCACGTCCTGATCGGCATCGGTGAGGCGGCGATCACCGCGCTGACCGTCGGCGCCGTCATCGCCGTACGCCCCGACCTCGTGCACGGCGCCCGCGGACTCACCGCCCCGCTCAAGCTCCGGATCGACGGCGAACTCGTCGACGCACCCGCCCGCGAGCCCGTCGCCGCCGCACCCGCCGCCCGCTCCAACCGGGGCCTGTGGGCCACCGGCCTGGTCACCGCGCTGGTCCTCGCCGGATTCGTCTCCTTCTACGCCTCCGCCAACCCCGACGGCCTGGAGAAGGTCGCCACTGACCAGGGCATCGACAAGAAGGCCGAGGAGCACGCGGCCAAGGACTCCCCGCTCGCGGACTACGGCGTCAAGGACATCTCCGACGCCCGGATCTCCGGCGGACTGGCCGGAGTGATCGGCGTCGGCGCCACCCTCGTCGTCGGCAGCGGCGCGTTCTACGTCGTCACCCGCCGCCGTCGCAAGGGCGACGAGCCCGAGGCCGTCACGAGCACGGATGCGAAGGTCTGA
- a CDS encoding SsgA family sporulation/cell division regulator, whose product MSPVIKEHARARLVTDARDLPVVPVELRHDSADAPPTIRIAFPSGTEWAVGRELLERGLRAPVERDSYRVWPCGRAQLVVELHSAAGVEVVQFDSAPLIRFLRRTHAEARTGPRPEAAPA is encoded by the coding sequence ATGTCCCCCGTGATCAAAGAACATGCCAGAGCCCGGCTCGTCACCGACGCCCGCGACCTGCCCGTGGTCCCCGTGGAGCTGCGTCACGACTCCGCCGACGCCCCGCCCACGATCCGGATCGCCTTCCCCAGCGGTACGGAGTGGGCCGTCGGACGTGAGCTGCTGGAGCGCGGGCTGCGTGCCCCGGTCGAGCGCGACAGCTACCGCGTCTGGCCCTGCGGCCGGGCCCAGCTGGTCGTCGAGCTCCATTCGGCGGCCGGTGTCGAGGTGGTGCAGTTCGACAGCGCCCCCTTGATCCGCTTCCTGCGGCGCACCCACGCGGAGGCCAGGACCGGCCCCAGGCCCGAGGCCGCGCCCGCCTGA
- a CDS encoding MMPL family transporter: MATFLYKIGRLAFRRRRYVALIWVALLALAGFGAASASTATSSSFSIPGTEAQKAFDLLEQRFPAASADGATARIVFKAPENEKMTDPANKADVKKITGQLKSGSDQVASVVDPYTGNAVSKNGSTAYVSVTYKVNSMELTDATRDALEDAGEAAQKTGMTVEIGGDALQVMPETGATEVIGIALAAVVLVITFGSLIAAGLPLLTALIGVGIGVSTITALANVLDLGSTTSTLAMMIGLAVGIDYALFIVSRYRAELAEGREREEAAGRAVGTAGSAVVFAGLTVVIALVGLAVVNIPMLSKMGFAAAGTVAIAVLIALTLVPAMLGFAGKRVMGRRARKAAEEENKPEAKPNMGTRWARFVLRKPVWVLLVGVLGLGAIAIPAASLEMGLPDDGSQPTSTTQRRAYDLLSDGFGPGFNGPLMVVVDTENSSDGKAAAKRVGDEISGMKGVVAVTPANFNKTGDAAMITVVPKDRPSSVETENVVHAIRDAGKDIKSDTGAEVLVTGSTAMNIDFSQKMNDALLPYLALVVGLAFLLLMVVFRSILVPLKAALGFLLSVVAALGAVVAVFQWGWLGSLFGVEQTGPIMSMMPIFMVGVVFGLAMDYEVFLVTRMREAYVHGEKPGQAIVTGFKHGARVVTAAAVIMMAVFSGFIGSSEQMIKMIGFSLAIAVFFDAFIVRMAIVPAVLALLGKRAWWLPRWLDRVLPNVDVEGEGLRKELGASTDDGAGPDHGGERELTRV, encoded by the coding sequence GTGGCCACATTCCTTTACAAAATCGGGCGGCTCGCCTTTCGGCGCCGCCGCTATGTCGCCCTGATCTGGGTGGCCCTGCTGGCGCTCGCCGGATTCGGCGCGGCCTCCGCGTCCACCGCCACCTCCAGCTCCTTCTCGATCCCGGGCACGGAGGCGCAGAAGGCCTTCGACCTGCTGGAACAGCGATTCCCCGCGGCCAGCGCCGACGGCGCGACCGCGCGCATCGTCTTCAAGGCCCCCGAGAACGAGAAGATGACGGACCCGGCCAACAAGGCCGACGTCAAGAAGATCACCGGGCAGCTGAAGTCCGGCTCGGACCAGGTGGCCTCGGTCGTCGACCCGTACACCGGAAACGCCGTCTCCAAGAACGGCTCGACCGCGTACGTCTCGGTGACCTACAAGGTCAACTCGATGGAGCTGACCGACGCCACCCGGGATGCTCTGGAGGACGCGGGCGAGGCGGCGCAGAAGACCGGGATGACCGTGGAGATCGGCGGTGACGCGCTCCAGGTGATGCCGGAGACCGGCGCCACCGAGGTCATCGGCATCGCGCTGGCGGCGGTGGTGCTCGTCATCACCTTCGGCTCGCTCATCGCGGCGGGGCTGCCACTGCTCACCGCGCTGATCGGTGTCGGCATCGGCGTCTCGACGATCACGGCCCTGGCCAACGTGCTGGACCTCGGCTCCACCACCTCGACGCTCGCGATGATGATCGGCCTCGCGGTCGGCATCGACTACGCGCTCTTCATCGTCTCCCGCTACCGAGCCGAACTGGCCGAGGGCCGGGAGCGCGAGGAAGCGGCGGGACGGGCGGTCGGCACGGCCGGTTCCGCGGTCGTCTTCGCCGGGCTCACCGTGGTCATCGCCCTGGTCGGGCTGGCCGTCGTCAACATCCCGATGCTGTCGAAGATGGGCTTCGCGGCGGCCGGCACGGTCGCCATCGCCGTCCTCATCGCGCTCACCCTCGTCCCGGCCATGCTGGGCTTCGCGGGCAAGCGGGTCATGGGACGCAGGGCGCGCAAGGCGGCGGAGGAAGAGAACAAGCCCGAGGCCAAGCCGAACATGGGCACCCGCTGGGCGCGGTTCGTGCTGCGCAAGCCGGTGTGGGTGCTGCTCGTCGGCGTCCTCGGCCTGGGCGCGATCGCGATCCCGGCCGCCTCGCTGGAGATGGGCCTGCCGGACGACGGCTCCCAGCCCACCAGCACCACCCAGCGCCGCGCCTACGACCTGCTCTCCGACGGATTCGGCCCCGGCTTCAACGGCCCGCTGATGGTCGTCGTCGACACCGAGAACAGCTCCGACGGCAAGGCCGCCGCCAAGCGGGTCGGTGACGAGATCTCCGGCATGAAGGGTGTCGTCGCCGTCACCCCTGCCAACTTCAACAAGACCGGTGACGCGGCAATGATCACCGTCGTCCCGAAGGACCGGCCCAGCTCGGTCGAGACCGAGAACGTGGTCCACGCGATCCGCGACGCGGGCAAGGACATCAAGTCCGACACCGGCGCCGAGGTCCTGGTCACCGGCTCCACCGCGATGAACATCGACTTCTCGCAGAAGATGAACGACGCGCTGCTGCCGTACCTGGCGCTCGTCGTCGGCCTCGCCTTCCTGCTCCTGATGGTGGTCTTCCGGTCGATCCTGGTGCCGCTGAAGGCGGCGCTCGGCTTCCTGCTCTCGGTCGTCGCGGCCCTGGGCGCGGTCGTCGCGGTCTTCCAGTGGGGCTGGCTCGGCTCGCTCTTCGGGGTCGAGCAGACCGGTCCGATCATGTCGATGATGCCGATCTTCATGGTGGGTGTCGTCTTCGGTCTCGCGATGGACTACGAGGTCTTCCTCGTGACCCGGATGCGTGAGGCGTACGTCCACGGCGAGAAGCCCGGCCAGGCGATCGTCACCGGCTTCAAGCACGGTGCCCGGGTGGTCACGGCCGCGGCCGTGATCATGATGGCGGTCTTCTCCGGCTTCATCGGCTCCAGCGAGCAGATGATCAAGATGATCGGCTTCTCGCTGGCCATCGCCGTCTTCTTCGACGCGTTCATCGTGCGGATGGCCATCGTGCCCGCCGTGCTCGCCCTGCTGGGCAAGCGCGCCTGGTGGCTGCCGCGCTGGCTGGACCGGGTCCTGCCCAACGTCGACGTGGAGGGTGAGGGGCTGCGCAAGGAGCTCGGCGCCTCCACCGATGACGGGGCCGGTCCGGACCACGGCGGTGAGCGCGAGCTGACCCGCGTCTGA
- a CDS encoding TetR/AcrR family transcriptional regulator has protein sequence MARTRLTPERESELYAAVLDLLREVGYDALTMDAVAARTRSSKATLYRQWGSKPELVVTALRHNKPVSLGEVDTGSLRGDFHAVLSRTDDCQMEKDAALMRGLSHAVHDNPDLLQALRALLVEPELSGLEVLLNRALDRGELRPDNPALNYVPHMLIGAFTARQLIEDRPVDHAFLTDYVDSVILPALGV, from the coding sequence ATGGCACGCACACGGCTCACGCCCGAACGCGAGAGCGAGCTGTACGCAGCCGTGCTCGACCTGCTCCGTGAGGTCGGTTACGACGCCCTGACCATGGACGCCGTCGCCGCCCGCACCCGTTCCAGCAAGGCCACCCTCTACCGCCAGTGGGGGAGCAAGCCCGAGCTGGTCGTCACGGCCCTGCGGCACAACAAGCCCGTATCCCTCGGCGAAGTCGACACCGGCTCGCTGCGCGGTGACTTCCACGCCGTCCTGAGCCGTACCGATGACTGTCAGATGGAGAAGGACGCCGCGCTGATGCGGGGTCTGAGCCATGCCGTCCACGACAACCCCGACCTCCTCCAGGCCCTGCGCGCACTGCTGGTCGAGCCGGAGCTATCCGGTCTCGAAGTGCTGCTGAACCGAGCCCTGGACCGGGGTGAGCTGCGTCCGGACAACCCGGCGCTGAATTACGTACCCCACATGCTGATCGGCGCGTTCACCGCTCGGCAGCTCATCGAGGACCGCCCGGTTGATCACGCGTTCCTCACCGACTACGTCGATTCCGTGATTCTCCCCGCTCTCGGAGTCTGA
- a CDS encoding S41 family peptidase: MSDDVSYLRFPHLHEDLLCFAAEDDLWVAPLVTEGERPGRAWRVTVDRTRVSHPRFSPDGTRIAYTTWRSLDPEIHLAPVAGGPARRLTYWGSTDARVCGWTPDAGDAAQILAVSSHRQPFSYFSWAYSVPTDGSPGGRLPWGPVSDIAVADIDGERRTLLLSGTPPHEPAAWKRYRGGATGRLWLHGERLLPDIGGHLGSPMFVGGRIAFLSDHEGVGNLYSCLPDGTGLRRHSDHDAFYARHASSDGRRVVYQCAGELWLADDLESPDAVPRRLEVRLGGPRAGRRPYQVAAASHVDALSVDETGRASAVSVRGSLYWLTHRDGPARTIADTPGVRVRLPEMLGSGGQVAYVTDAEGEDAIEIAYLPRASGDRAPRRLASGRIGRVQELVADPDGEILAMASHDGRLLLLDVEEDATGEPVELIRSANGPVRDLAFSPDGAWLTWSHPGIGRTLRQIKLARITGAGSPVIVDVTNGRFEDENPVFTGDGRYLAFLSWRGFDPVYDVHTGDLSFPLGCRPYLVPLSSATPSPFALSPDGRPAAGGLDPVDTAEAGAAEGSTVTVEFEGLQSRVTPFPVAASKYSALYPVSGGGLVWLRWPISGALGETFANPADMSGRPTLEHFNIAKARKTELVDHLDWFAVSGDASRLVVMDDGELRAVPANEPGDNDSTVYLDLRRILHDVDPAAEWRGAYDEAGRIIRSYFWEPDMCGIDWGAILDQYRPLVERVSTPDEFADLLREVLGELGTSHAYVAPARRNEGPPHYQRAIGLLGVNFLCRDGDWTIGRILPGESSDSKARSPLAGTGIREGAVLTHVDGRPVDPVAGPYPLLAAAGGTTVELTFRPAEAEGRSRRVAIVPLVDERPLRYQDWVAKRREVVRELSDGRCGYLHIPDLGGSGWAQFNRDLRLEVSRQALIVDVRGNAGGNISELVIEKLTRTILGWDLTRDAQPVSYASNAPRGPVVALADEATSSDGDMITAAFRLLKLGPVVGQRTWGGVVGMTGRHRLGDGTVITVPMNAAWFDAYGWTVENHGVSPDVEALRTPLDWAEGRHAVLDDAVWMALDLLAATPPKTPPTYDAVPDLRRPPLPPR, encoded by the coding sequence GTGAGTGACGACGTCTCGTATCTCCGGTTCCCGCACCTCCACGAGGATCTCCTCTGCTTCGCGGCGGAGGACGACCTCTGGGTCGCCCCTCTCGTCACGGAGGGCGAGCGGCCCGGACGTGCCTGGCGGGTGACGGTCGACCGCACCAGGGTCAGCCATCCGCGCTTCTCGCCCGACGGGACCAGGATCGCGTACACGACCTGGCGCAGCCTCGACCCCGAGATCCACCTCGCCCCGGTCGCCGGCGGCCCGGCCCGCCGGCTCACCTACTGGGGGTCGACGGACGCCCGGGTCTGCGGCTGGACCCCGGACGCCGGGGACGCCGCGCAGATCCTCGCCGTCTCCTCGCACCGGCAGCCGTTCTCGTACTTCTCCTGGGCCTACAGCGTGCCCACGGACGGCAGCCCCGGCGGCCGGCTGCCCTGGGGCCCGGTCTCCGACATCGCCGTCGCGGACATCGACGGCGAGCGCCGCACCCTGCTGCTCTCCGGCACCCCGCCGCACGAGCCCGCCGCCTGGAAGCGCTACCGGGGCGGGGCGACGGGACGGCTGTGGCTGCACGGCGAACGGCTGCTCCCGGACATCGGCGGGCACCTCGGCTCACCGATGTTCGTCGGCGGCCGGATCGCCTTCCTCTCCGACCACGAGGGCGTCGGCAACCTCTACTCCTGCCTGCCCGACGGCACCGGTCTGCGCCGCCACAGCGACCACGACGCGTTCTACGCCCGGCACGCCTCCAGCGACGGGCGGCGGGTCGTCTACCAGTGCGCGGGCGAGCTGTGGCTGGCCGACGACCTGGAGTCGCCCGACGCCGTCCCGCGCAGGCTGGAGGTGCGGCTCGGCGGCCCGCGCGCCGGGCGGCGCCCGTACCAGGTGGCGGCCGCCAGCCACGTCGACGCACTCTCCGTGGACGAGACCGGCCGGGCCAGCGCCGTATCGGTACGCGGCAGCCTCTACTGGCTCACCCACCGCGACGGCCCCGCCCGCACCATCGCCGACACCCCCGGCGTCCGGGTCCGGCTGCCGGAGATGCTCGGAAGCGGCGGCCAGGTGGCGTACGTGACGGACGCGGAGGGCGAGGACGCGATCGAGATCGCCTACCTGCCGCGTGCCAGCGGCGACCGCGCCCCGCGCCGGCTCGCCTCCGGGCGGATCGGCCGGGTCCAGGAGCTGGTCGCGGACCCGGACGGCGAGATCCTCGCGATGGCCTCGCACGACGGGCGCCTCCTCCTGCTGGATGTCGAGGAGGACGCGACCGGCGAGCCGGTCGAGCTGATCCGCTCGGCCAACGGCCCGGTCCGCGATCTGGCGTTCTCCCCGGACGGGGCCTGGCTGACCTGGTCGCACCCCGGCATCGGCCGCACGCTGCGCCAGATCAAACTGGCCCGGATCACCGGCGCCGGATCACCCGTGATCGTCGACGTCACCAACGGCCGCTTCGAGGACGAGAACCCCGTCTTCACCGGCGACGGCCGCTACCTCGCGTTCCTCTCCTGGCGCGGCTTCGACCCGGTGTACGACGTGCACACCGGGGACCTCTCCTTCCCGCTCGGCTGCCGCCCCTACCTGGTCCCGCTCTCCTCCGCGACCCCCTCCCCCTTCGCGCTCTCCCCCGACGGCCGCCCGGCCGCGGGCGGCCTCGACCCGGTGGACACCGCAGAGGCGGGCGCCGCGGAGGGCTCCACGGTCACCGTCGAGTTCGAGGGCCTTCAGAGCCGGGTCACGCCGTTCCCGGTCGCCGCCTCCAAGTACTCCGCGCTGTACCCGGTCAGCGGCGGCGGCCTGGTCTGGCTGCGCTGGCCGATCTCCGGCGCGCTCGGGGAGACGTTCGCCAACCCGGCGGACATGTCCGGCCGCCCGACCCTTGAGCACTTCAACATCGCCAAGGCGAGGAAGACCGAACTCGTCGACCACCTCGACTGGTTCGCCGTCAGCGGCGACGCCTCCCGGCTGGTCGTCATGGACGACGGCGAACTGCGCGCCGTCCCCGCGAACGAGCCCGGCGACAACGACTCCACGGTCTACCTGGACCTGCGCCGCATCCTGCACGACGTCGACCCGGCGGCCGAGTGGCGCGGCGCCTACGACGAGGCGGGCCGCATCATCCGCTCCTACTTCTGGGAGCCGGACATGTGCGGCATCGACTGGGGCGCGATCCTCGACCAGTACCGCCCGCTGGTCGAACGGGTCTCCACCCCCGACGAGTTCGCCGATCTGCTCCGCGAGGTCCTCGGCGAACTGGGCACCTCGCACGCCTACGTCGCCCCCGCCCGCCGCAACGAGGGCCCGCCGCACTACCAGCGCGCCATCGGCCTGCTCGGCGTCAACTTCCTCTGCCGGGACGGCGACTGGACCATCGGGCGCATCCTGCCCGGCGAGTCCTCCGACTCCAAGGCCCGCTCCCCGCTCGCCGGTACGGGCATCAGGGAGGGCGCGGTCCTCACCCACGTGGACGGCCGCCCGGTCGACCCGGTCGCCGGCCCCTACCCGCTGCTCGCCGCCGCCGGGGGCACCACGGTCGAGCTGACCTTCAGGCCCGCAGAGGCCGAGGGCCGCTCCCGCCGGGTCGCGATCGTCCCGCTGGTCGACGAACGCCCGCTGCGCTACCAGGACTGGGTGGCCAAACGGCGCGAGGTCGTACGGGAGTTGAGCGACGGCCGCTGCGGCTACCTGCACATCCCCGACCTGGGCGGCTCCGGCTGGGCCCAGTTCAACCGGGACCTGCGCCTGGAGGTCTCCCGCCAGGCCCTGATCGTGGACGTGCGCGGCAACGCGGGCGGCAACATCAGCGAACTCGTCATCGAGAAGCTCACCCGCACGATCCTCGGCTGGGACCTCACCCGTGACGCCCAGCCGGTCAGTTACGCCTCCAACGCCCCGCGCGGCCCGGTGGTCGCGCTGGCCGACGAGGCGACGTCCTCCGACGGCGACATGATCACCGCCGCGTTCCGGCTGCTGAAGCTGGGCCCGGTGGTGGGCCAGCGCACCTGGGGCGGCGTGGTCGGCATGACCGGCCGCCACCGCCTCGGCGACGGCACGGTGATCACGGTCCCGATGAACGCCGCGTGGTTCGACGCCTACGGCTGGACGGTGGAGAACCACGGCGTCTCCCCCGACGTGGAGGCCCTGCGCACCCCGCTGGACTGGGCGGAGGGCCGCCACGCGGTGCTGGACGACGCGGTCTGGATGGCCCTGGACCTGCTGGCCGCGACCCCGCCGAAGACCCCGCCGACATACGACGCGGTCCCGGACCTGAGGCGGCCGCCGCTGCCACCGCGATAG
- a CDS encoding Uma2 family endonuclease encodes MSGAVDHTGPWTVADVLALPEDRTNRYELLGESLVMSRAPGIRHQRASLRLAMILHAAAAASEAPVEVLEAVNVVLPSGLVIPDLVVADAGATAEDGVSVDADGVQLVVELVSPGNRMVDRKFKPMLYAEAAIPHFWRLEFDPAPMLVVYELEGGRYVEQTTALAGVTTSLDAPFPVTIDPAGLSRQ; translated from the coding sequence ATGAGTGGCGCCGTCGACCACACCGGCCCCTGGACCGTCGCCGACGTCCTGGCGCTGCCCGAGGACCGCACGAACCGCTACGAACTGCTGGGGGAATCGCTCGTGATGTCCCGCGCCCCCGGTATCCGCCACCAGCGCGCATCGCTCCGGCTCGCCATGATCCTGCATGCCGCCGCCGCGGCCTCCGAGGCACCGGTCGAGGTGCTGGAAGCCGTCAATGTCGTCCTGCCCTCCGGTCTTGTCATTCCCGACCTGGTGGTGGCCGATGCCGGTGCGACCGCTGAGGACGGTGTCAGTGTCGACGCGGACGGTGTCCAGCTCGTCGTCGAGCTCGTCTCTCCCGGCAACCGCATGGTGGACCGCAAGTTCAAGCCCATGCTTTACGCCGAGGCCGCCATCCCGCACTTCTGGCGGCTGGAGTTCGACCCCGCGCCCATGCTCGTCGTCTACGAGCTGGAAGGCGGCCGATACGTTGAGCAAACGACTGCACTCGCCGGTGTGACCACCTCGCTGGACGCGCCGTTCCCCGTGACGATCGATCCGGCTGGTCTCTCCCGCCAGTAG
- a CDS encoding TetR/AcrR family transcriptional regulator, with amino-acid sequence MEQEAKKTEGPAPATLWARTRQLASQEILETALRLFTAQGYDETTIAQIAREAGVSQRTLFRYFGTKEELLGGGQERFGQVLAEAVDGQPAEADVWEVLRAGIVAVLALHDSREQALERFRLLHHTASLRAGWLEKRLRFQEDLLPLVRARTGATEDAAEPTARAVVGTAFACLDAASMAWVESGGEGEIMDLYDECLAAVRG; translated from the coding sequence ATGGAGCAGGAAGCCAAGAAGACGGAGGGGCCCGCGCCCGCCACGCTGTGGGCCCGGACGCGGCAGCTGGCCTCTCAGGAGATCCTGGAGACCGCTCTGCGGCTGTTCACCGCGCAGGGATACGACGAGACGACCATCGCCCAGATCGCCCGGGAGGCCGGGGTCTCGCAGCGCACCCTGTTCCGCTACTTCGGCACCAAGGAAGAGCTGCTCGGCGGCGGGCAGGAGCGGTTCGGGCAGGTACTGGCCGAGGCCGTCGACGGGCAGCCCGCCGAGGCCGATGTCTGGGAGGTCCTGCGCGCGGGGATCGTCGCCGTGCTCGCTCTGCACGACAGCCGCGAACAGGCCCTGGAGCGGTTCCGCCTCCTGCACCACACCGCCTCGCTGCGCGCCGGCTGGCTGGAGAAGCGGCTGCGGTTCCAGGAGGACCTGCTGCCGCTCGTACGGGCGCGTACGGGTGCGACGGAAGACGCCGCAGAGCCGACGGCCCGCGCGGTGGTCGGGACGGCCTTCGCGTGTCTGGACGCCGCGTCGATGGCGTGGGTCGAGAGCGGCGGCGAGGGCGAGATCATGGACCTGTACGACGAGTGCCTGGCGGCGGTACGGGGCTGA